AAATGAGGACCTTGATTTTATTTTTTTTAATCCATTTTATTTTTTGTTCCGGAGTCCCAATGAGAGGCGGGGTAGAGGCGGGGGATAGAACCTTTACGGGATGCGGATCAAAAGTATAAACCCCGGCCTTTGCTTTTAATTCGTTCGCCAATAAGGCGGTCCATTCGAACATCTTGCGATGAGCGAGGTGAATGCCATCGAAGTTGCCCAAGGCGAGGACTAACTTTTTAAATTTGCCTCGGGCTGCTTTTGAGGAGTGAAAGATTTTCATGCATTGAAAATTACTTCAGTTTCCGAATATAAAAACTTTTGTGTGAACTCAAATCGCGTTCATCTCTGGCAATAATCGAAATAAGATTATTCTTTTCTCCCAAGGGAACGCTCGATGAAAAAGTGATTTTTTTGGAATTTTCCTCGCCAGACACCGATTTTAAATAAACCTTATTTTCACCCACATAAATGAGGACATCTTTTAAAGGCGTCTCCGAGCTGACTGTGCCTGCTATATTGATTTTACCGGAGTTGCTGGACTGTACACCGTCAATGCCGCTCAGTTCAATGACAGGTGCCTGTACCCAAATGTCTGCGGGAGGCAGGGAAGCAGCCTCGGTAAGGCTCAGCTTAAGCTTGTCGAATAAATTTTCCTGCAAGGCTGAATCGCTCAAGGAAATTTCCAGGCCAATCTTCTCTTTGGAATAATCTTTGGTTACGGTAAAAACAAAGCGGGCCTGTTTGACTTCGTCTTTGCCCAAGTTTTGGAGTTTGCTTCTGCCTTCGGAGATGAACAGCGATTCGCCTTCCAGATTTTTCAGATTGGCCACTACTTCTTTACTCACACCAGGCCCCAGGTTTTTCACATCGAGCAGGAGGGTGCTTTTGTTCCCCTTGCCAGGTTTTTGATTGTTTTCAAAATGATATTTGTAGCTGTAGACAGGTCTGGCTTTCGCGCGAGTGGAAATTAAGGTGATGAAAGGTTCGGGTACTTTACCATTCGCTTCTTTAAAGGTGAATTTCACTTCGTCTTCGCGAGAAAGGGCGAACTCTGGAATTTTAACCTTTGCCGTCCAGTTTTTGGTTTCACCACTTTTTACTTTTCCAAAGGCAAATTCTTTATTTTTAAAGTAGGGATTCTCCGATTCGGTTTTGGCAATCAGTCGGTAAAAATCACCTTTTCCAATGTTTTTAACGCTGAGGTTGAGTCTTACTTCTTCCCCCCCAGTCAAAGCCTCCCCTGATTTTTTCCCTTCGATATTGAAGGTGACTTGGGCCTGTGGCGTTTCACTGCTTGCTTCTTCGTTCCAGTTGATGCCTATTTTTTCAAAAGCCGAAACGAGTTTAGCGAGTTCTCCCTTTTCAGATTCTTTTTCCAGGCCGTCCGATTGCTTCAGGAGTTGGGGGCGTTCGGAGGTTTTTGCCTGGGTGATTATTTTTCGGGCCAGTTGAACGTAATAATCCTGATCCAGTTTGAGATCCCGCGAATAGTCGTCGTTTTCTTCGTCTTTTGGGTTAGTTTCAGTGCTTTCTTTTTTAGGGACAAAATATTTACTTTCAAACACGGGTTTTTTGGTTTGATTAAAATTTGACTCCAGATGTTTTTCCAAATCTTTTTCTCTAAAAGTATCTCCTTCTAAAAGATGTACCGATTCGGAGTTGACCGAAACCGGATCCAGCCTGATGTCGGGCGTGATGCCCACCGATTGAATGGATTCATTGCCGGGAGTCAGATATTGGGCGATGGTCAATTTCAACGCGGAGTTGTCACGAAGCGTATAAACGGATTGAACACTTCCTTTTCCAAAAGTTTGTTCACCAATTAATACCGCGCGATTATTGTTTTTAAGGGCACCGGCTACAATTTCAGAGGCCGAAGCCGAAGAACCGTTCACCAATACAATCATCGGATAAGGATCTTCAGTGCCTGCTCCTACCGCTTCGTTGACTTGCAACACTTTATCTTCCGCGCCCACCGTTGAAACAATGACGCCGTGATCTAAAAAGAGATCCGACACCTTAATGGCCTGGTCGAGCAGGCCTCCCGGGTTGTTTCTTAAGTCGAGAATCAGGCCTTTGAATTTAGTGGGATTGGCCTTCAGCTTTTTCAAGTTTCTTACCAACTCTCTGTAAGTATCTTCCTGAAAACTTTTGATTTTTAAATAAGCGACATCGCCTTCGGGGCTCTGCAAAAGTTTGGATTGAATGCTATCAATTTTAATTTTTGCGCGGACCAGTGTAACTTCGAAAGGTTCATTAATATTTTCGCGACCTAAGGTAAGGTTGACCGAAGACCCAATTTTTCCCCGAAGCTTTTCCACTGCTTCGTTCAGGTTCATGTTGATGGTCGATTCGGTGTTGATTTTTAAAATCTTGTCTTTGGTTTTGATTCCGGCTTTCCAGGCAGGGGTCCCTTCGAGAGGAGAGATGACGGTGAGATCGCCATCTTTCAATCCCACTACAATTCCCAATCCTCCAAACTCCCCTTCGGTTTGGGTGCGAAATTCCTTGAACAGTTTTGGAGGAAGCAGGGCAGAATGAGGATCCAGATTTTCAACCATGGCATTCATGAGGGTGCGCTCAATGTCTGCAATGCTGGTTTCACCCTTGTAATTTTTTTGCAGAAAATCATAGACCTGATTGAGCAAGGGAAGCAGCTGATCCAGGCCGGCCTTTTGATTGCTGAAGTTGGGAAGGCTAAATTTCTTTTCCTGGTTTTCTACGGTGAGTGTAAATTTCGAGGAATTTTCAGGAAAGTCGATTAAAATTTCAGAGACTGTTCGTGAAACAGCCAGCAAACCCGCTCTCAGCATCTGTTTGGCATTGATGCGAGCGGGGTCATAATAATTATGCCCGATAAAAAATAAGGTT
The sequence above is drawn from the Deltaproteobacteria bacterium genome and encodes:
- a CDS encoding PDZ domain-containing protein: METKKSNKNYFFKKILLYFTLSFIALSGSLLYQSGFNSTSNAAVINNSDVPANYSAGDISKQTLFFIGHNYYDPARINAKQMLRAGLLAVSRTVSEILIDFPENSSKFTLTVENQEKKFSLPNFSNQKAGLDQLLPLLNQVYDFLQKNYKGETSIADIERTLMNAMVENLDPHSALLPPKLFKEFRTQTEGEFGGLGIVVGLKDGDLTVISPLEGTPAWKAGIKTKDKILKINTESTINMNLNEAVEKLRGKIGSSVNLTLGRENINEPFEVTLVRAKIKIDSIQSKLLQSPEGDVAYLKIKSFQEDTYRELVRNLKKLKANPTKFKGLILDLRNNPGGLLDQAIKVSDLFLDHGVIVSTVGAEDKVLQVNEAVGAGTEDPYPMIVLVNGSSASASEIVAGALKNNNRAVLIGEQTFGKGSVQSVYTLRDNSALKLTIAQYLTPGNESIQSVGITPDIRLDPVSVNSESVHLLEGDTFREKDLEKHLESNFNQTKKPVFESKYFVPKKESTETNPKDEENDDYSRDLKLDQDYYVQLARKIITQAKTSERPQLLKQSDGLEKESEKGELAKLVSAFEKIGINWNEEASSETPQAQVTFNIEGKKSGEALTGGEEVRLNLSVKNIGKGDFYRLIAKTESENPYFKNKEFAFGKVKSGETKNWTAKVKIPEFALSREDEVKFTFKEANGKVPEPFITLISTRAKARPVYSYKYHFENNQKPGKGNKSTLLLDVKNLGPGVSKEVVANLKNLEGESLFISEGRSKLQNLGKDEVKQARFVFTVTKDYSKEKIGLEISLSDSALQENLFDKLKLSLTEAASLPPADIWVQAPVIELSGIDGVQSSNSGKINIAGTVSSETPLKDVLIYVGENKVYLKSVSGEENSKKITFSSSVPLGEKNNLISIIARDERDLSSHKSFYIRKLK